In Gimesia sp., a single genomic region encodes these proteins:
- a CDS encoding response regulator, with translation MKVLVVDDVGYTCHFHTRLIEQFGYSVCSATSGFEALKMLKTDNDINIVITDLMMRGMDGVDLYMEAQHLERFTDEGPLDPPQFILMTALRMEKNSQDKDVMRLKLADELGISKIMFKPLDQEELKQSLHEMAMGVPQISSSDKAIDLYTPTQSVKDVVQGIINSRNSGAAEQFMECLNEEVSSLQDFLSKLQTVES, from the coding sequence ATGAAAGTTTTAGTCGTTGACGACGTTGGATACACGTGTCACTTCCATACCCGTTTGATTGAACAGTTCGGATACTCAGTCTGTTCAGCCACATCGGGGTTCGAAGCCTTAAAAATGCTGAAAACGGATAACGATATTAATATCGTGATTACAGATCTGATGATGCGCGGCATGGACGGTGTCGATCTTTATATGGAGGCCCAGCATCTGGAACGGTTCACCGATGAAGGCCCCCTCGATCCTCCACAGTTCATCCTGATGACGGCACTCCGTATGGAAAAGAATTCGCAGGATAAAGATGTCATGCGTCTTAAGCTGGCTGACGAACTGGGGATTTCCAAAATCATGTTTAAGCCACTTGATCAGGAAGAACTCAAACAGTCTTTACACGAAATGGCAATGGGCGTGCCCCAGATTTCGTCGTCAGATAAAGCAATCGACCTGTATACTCCCACCCAGAGCGTCAAAGATGTGGTACAGGGCATTATCAACTCCCGTAATTCCGGAGCTGCTGAGCAGTTTATGGAATGCCTGAACGAAGAAGTCTCTTCGTTACAAGACTTTCTGTCCAAACTGCAAACCGTTGAATCATAA
- a CDS encoding Hpt domain-containing protein, with product MTNSSSAETTGTWRLIQPEQVLDMAVNDVEFLTELIDLFVALAPEQMQDIRQAIDSNDAGLLAEVAHAYKGTVGNYTQTGPYPLLQSLENDGKSADLQASQSKFQTMEQEINALLTELETLKTEVNQSL from the coding sequence ATGACGAATTCAAGTTCAGCTGAGACTACAGGTACCTGGCGTTTGATCCAACCAGAACAGGTTCTGGACATGGCAGTCAACGATGTTGAATTCCTGACCGAACTGATTGATCTGTTTGTGGCCCTGGCCCCGGAACAGATGCAGGACATCCGTCAGGCGATTGACAGTAATGATGCAGGTCTGCTCGCGGAAGTCGCCCACGCCTACAAGGGAACTGTCGGAAACTACACTCAAACCGGTCCTTATCCACTGCTGCAGTCACTGGAAAATGACGGCAAGTCGGCAGACCTCCAGGCGAGCCAGAGCAAGTTTCAAACAATGGAACAAGAGATCAATGCCCTACTGACCGAATTAGAGACCTTAAAAACTGAGGTCAATCAGTCCCTGTAA
- the mfd gene encoding transcription-repair coupling factor, translating into MIKPVDSPIQSMQDLVPILARSDGFSAVMQALKAGQSGTIDGAWGGSCALTTAAVATSLKSPLLVVLPRLAEIDEFTGDLASFLGEVPDIFPAWETLPDEHDVADAVFGARLRVLSQLLQLESATEDRQQVFVTSFPALLQPVPGRKAREAATRTLRVGDEIETESFMSWLMERGFERTTAIELPGEFSMHGGILDIYSPDAQLPIRIELFGDEIDSIRQFDVETQRTVETCQQIDLTLIAPDSGQTVSRRTEARDSAETASESLLDNLPQDTCIVLIELPELIEEGKRYLDRLDNPRGLFSVPATMSRCTDFPTVTIAPISAESMEISCHLQIESIERFTRAKSEMIEELASITGPQDRIVVCCHNQGEQDRLRELLNESDLDISERVTTSIGNLALGFRIVPEHLVVLSDHELFGRADIRHKPRKRKVESRAIDSFLDLNVGDFVVHLTHGIARFKGLELLEKDGCREEHLSLEFREKVQMYVPVSLVHLVQKYIGGGKHVPQLSKLGTRGWASKKEKAAQAVRDMASDMLRLQAMRSAQPGIAYPPDSHWQKEFEASFPYNETSDQLHAISDVRHDMERPQPMDRLICGDVGYGKTEVAIRAAFKAIDAGRQVAMLVPTTVLAEQHTRTFSERMADYPITVAGLSRFKTKAEQRAILEGMASGSVDLVIGTHRLIQKDIKFKDLGLLIIDEEQRFGVEAKEMLKHLRLQIDVLTLSATPVPRTLHMSLLGIRDISNLTTAPRDRVPIETRISRFDEELLRHAIVRELNRNGQVYFVHNRVHDLQKYADRLQQIVPEASIGIGHGQMKESELEAAMLDFVSGRVDIFVCTTIVESGLDIPNANTIFIHDAGNYGLSDLHQLRGRVGRSHHRAYCYLLLRDGQILTPIAAKRLKAIEEYSELGAGFKIAMRDLEIRGAGNILGTEQSGHIAAVGYELYCQLLEKACKKLKNEPLREHHHVAIDLPVTAYLPSDYIPPGRIKIEFYRKLSAVRSLEELAALEEEMQDRFGAIPEPAHTFVALKEIQILCQRWQIDSIHLEDHFAVLGYRDKNHILALAKSNKKRIPVRIVDHKSAYIPLPAQADAVESIMLELKSVLQQSFDPAYNLASSS; encoded by the coding sequence ATGATCAAACCAGTCGACAGTCCGATTCAGTCGATGCAGGATCTGGTCCCGATACTGGCACGCAGTGATGGATTTTCTGCTGTCATGCAGGCTCTCAAGGCCGGCCAGAGCGGGACAATTGACGGAGCCTGGGGGGGATCGTGCGCGCTGACCACCGCAGCGGTCGCCACTTCATTAAAATCACCGTTGCTGGTCGTGTTGCCCCGACTCGCGGAAATAGATGAATTCACAGGAGATCTGGCCAGTTTTCTGGGAGAGGTGCCGGATATCTTTCCTGCCTGGGAGACACTCCCCGACGAACATGATGTGGCTGATGCCGTTTTTGGGGCCCGCCTGAGGGTTCTCAGTCAGTTACTGCAACTGGAGTCTGCTACTGAAGATCGGCAGCAGGTCTTTGTTACCTCCTTTCCCGCCCTGTTACAGCCGGTTCCTGGTCGTAAAGCACGTGAAGCTGCCACGCGGACCCTCCGTGTGGGAGACGAAATCGAGACCGAGTCGTTCATGAGCTGGCTCATGGAGCGGGGCTTCGAGCGCACCACGGCGATCGAACTGCCCGGCGAATTCAGTATGCATGGCGGGATCCTGGATATTTATTCTCCCGACGCTCAACTACCGATCCGTATTGAACTGTTTGGCGACGAGATCGACTCAATCCGACAGTTTGATGTCGAGACACAGCGGACCGTTGAGACCTGTCAGCAGATCGATCTCACCCTGATTGCGCCGGACAGCGGGCAGACAGTCTCACGACGTACGGAAGCACGGGACTCGGCGGAAACAGCGTCCGAGAGCCTGCTGGATAATCTTCCTCAAGATACCTGTATCGTGCTGATCGAACTCCCCGAGTTGATCGAAGAGGGAAAACGGTACCTGGATCGACTGGACAATCCCCGTGGTCTGTTCAGCGTCCCGGCAACCATGTCCCGTTGTACCGACTTTCCGACTGTCACGATCGCCCCGATTTCTGCAGAATCGATGGAGATCTCCTGTCATTTGCAGATTGAATCGATTGAACGCTTCACACGTGCCAAATCGGAAATGATCGAAGAACTGGCTTCGATTACCGGTCCACAGGACCGCATTGTGGTTTGCTGTCATAACCAGGGAGAACAGGACCGACTACGGGAATTGCTGAATGAGTCGGATCTGGATATCTCGGAAAGAGTCACAACCAGCATTGGTAATCTGGCGCTGGGATTTCGAATCGTTCCCGAACACCTCGTCGTACTGAGCGACCATGAGCTGTTTGGTCGCGCCGACATTCGCCATAAACCCCGCAAACGCAAGGTGGAAAGCCGGGCCATCGACAGCTTTCTGGATCTGAATGTAGGCGATTTTGTCGTGCATTTGACGCACGGTATTGCCCGCTTCAAAGGACTGGAACTGCTGGAGAAAGATGGTTGCCGCGAAGAGCATCTCTCACTGGAATTTCGTGAAAAAGTCCAGATGTATGTGCCTGTTTCACTGGTCCATCTCGTACAGAAATATATCGGCGGTGGAAAACATGTTCCCCAACTCTCCAAACTGGGAACGCGCGGCTGGGCCAGCAAAAAAGAAAAAGCAGCCCAGGCTGTGCGAGATATGGCCAGCGACATGCTCCGGCTGCAGGCAATGCGGTCGGCGCAGCCGGGCATTGCTTATCCACCAGACAGTCACTGGCAGAAAGAGTTTGAAGCGTCATTTCCCTACAACGAAACCAGTGATCAGTTACATGCGATCAGCGATGTGCGACACGACATGGAACGTCCTCAACCCATGGACCGCCTGATTTGTGGGGACGTCGGCTATGGGAAAACAGAAGTCGCCATTCGTGCCGCTTTTAAAGCCATTGATGCCGGCCGACAGGTGGCGATGCTGGTTCCCACAACGGTGCTTGCTGAACAGCATACGCGCACCTTCAGTGAGCGCATGGCGGATTATCCGATTACAGTCGCGGGGCTCTCGCGGTTCAAGACCAAAGCAGAGCAGCGGGCAATTCTGGAAGGGATGGCCAGTGGCAGTGTCGACCTGGTGATCGGCACGCATCGCTTGATTCAGAAAGATATCAAGTTCAAAGATTTAGGGTTGCTGATCATCGATGAAGAGCAGCGGTTCGGTGTGGAAGCAAAAGAGATGCTCAAGCATCTGCGATTGCAGATTGACGTTTTGACTTTGAGCGCAACACCTGTTCCGCGGACCCTGCATATGTCGTTGTTGGGGATTCGGGATATCTCCAATCTGACCACAGCACCACGGGATCGGGTCCCCATTGAAACCCGTATTTCCCGCTTCGATGAAGAGCTTCTCCGGCATGCGATCGTACGGGAATTGAACCGTAACGGACAGGTTTATTTCGTACATAACCGGGTTCACGATTTGCAGAAATACGCGGATCGGCTTCAGCAGATTGTTCCGGAAGCGAGTATCGGAATCGGCCATGGTCAGATGAAAGAATCAGAGCTGGAAGCAGCCATGCTCGATTTCGTGTCTGGCCGAGTCGACATTTTTGTCTGCACCACGATTGTGGAAAGTGGATTGGACATTCCCAATGCCAACACCATCTTTATCCATGATGCAGGAAACTATGGCCTGTCTGACCTGCATCAGTTGCGGGGACGCGTCGGTCGCTCGCACCATCGGGCTTACTGCTACCTGCTGCTGCGTGATGGTCAGATTCTGACGCCCATCGCAGCCAAGCGATTAAAGGCGATTGAAGAATACAGCGAGTTGGGAGCAGGGTTTAAAATTGCCATGCGGGACCTCGAGATTCGAGGGGCAGGTAATATCCTGGGAACGGAGCAGAGCGGACATATTGCCGCCGTCGGTTACGAACTTTATTGCCAGCTTCTGGAAAAAGCCTGTAAAAAACTCAAAAATGAGCCCCTCCGCGAGCATCATCACGTCGCCATTGATCTGCCGGTGACCGCATATCTGCCCTCCGATTACATCCCTCCCGGGCGAATTAAAATTGAGTTTTACCGCAAACTTTCTGCGGTTCGAAGTCTGGAAGAGCTGGCTGCTCTGGAAGAGGAAATGCAGGATCGATTTGGAGCTATCCCCGAACCAGCACACACTTTTGTTGCGTTGAAAGAAATACAGATTTTGTGTCAGCGCTGGCAGATCGACAGCATACATCTGGAAGATCACTTCGCCGTTCTGGGGTATCGCGATAAAAATCATATCCTCGCTCTGGCGAAAAGTAATAAGAAACGCATCCCGGTGAGAATCGTGGATCATAAATCTGCCTACATCCCGCTGCCAGCACAGGCAGATGCCGTTGAGTCTATAATGCTAGAGCTCAAATCGGTATTGCAACAAAGTTTCGATCCGGCATATAATCTCGCCTCGTCGTCCTGA
- a CDS encoding DUF167 domain-containing protein: MTSSLNLESDGSSVLLPVRAQPKASRNQIEGVHDGRLKVSVTQAPEKGKANKALLKVLQNGLQLKRSQIELIKGDTAGLKVFRVSDLTPAELQHRIDTALGISD, from the coding sequence GTGACATCATCCCTGAACCTGGAATCTGACGGCTCCTCAGTACTGCTGCCGGTACGGGCACAACCGAAAGCCAGCCGGAATCAGATCGAGGGGGTGCACGATGGTCGACTTAAAGTCAGCGTCACCCAGGCCCCGGAAAAAGGAAAAGCGAATAAAGCTCTGCTCAAAGTGTTACAGAATGGACTCCAACTGAAACGATCTCAGATTGAGCTCATCAAAGGGGACACCGCCGGGTTGAAGGTCTTTCGTGTCTCTGACCTGACTCCCGCAGAGCTTCAGCACAGGATTGATACCGCTTTGGGAATCTCCGACTGA
- a CDS encoding PilZ domain-containing protein codes for MSLISLEQYSEKQNRAINRVLDTLDRLDARTSAHYSEKRAHERKNFRGLVWLSIPDGTQEFEQAMTKVWSRSISQSGLSFIYPMRIYETQVRVGVPVGTDQVTWFRAEIVRQKEVEEEHFWEYGVRFLGKVIA; via the coding sequence ATGAGTCTGATAAGCCTGGAACAATATAGTGAAAAACAGAACCGTGCCATCAATCGCGTTCTGGACACCCTGGATCGCCTTGACGCGCGAACCAGCGCTCATTATTCAGAAAAGCGGGCGCACGAACGCAAGAATTTCCGCGGGTTGGTCTGGTTGTCGATTCCGGATGGCACTCAGGAATTCGAACAGGCAATGACTAAAGTCTGGTCCCGTTCGATCTCCCAGTCGGGACTCTCGTTTATCTACCCGATGCGCATCTATGAGACCCAGGTTCGCGTTGGAGTTCCCGTGGGCACTGATCAGGTAACCTGGTTCCGAGCTGAAATCGTTCGCCAGAAGGAAGTCGAAGAAGAGCACTTTTGGGAATACGGCGTCCGCTTCCTGGGAAAAGTCATTGCCTGA
- a CDS encoding MotA/TolQ/ExbB proton channel family protein — translation MYFQFPCEKCSKKLKVRDENVGKKVRCPYCHHTMTVKKPETPIIDTSVDVSSSSASKSTTSSRETKKHVSSGWADGTEVSLSKSGLIAVGISIAYLALMFPIRNYYFGELFLDRGMVPYALVFLMSWSGTILVLKYFKLVKQKESMLFDTLPTDISEDISEKTVPKFIDHVRNLPVDPRESFLVNRVLRGLEHFRVLKSSSEVSNRLQSQSEIDATAVDSSYTILKVFIWAIPILGFIGTVIGISAAVGGFSGGMDKAQDISALKESLGSVTGGLSTAFDTTLVALVMSMLVMFPSSSMQKSEEDLLNWVDEYCNENLLKRLKESEHGGGGGDEKDHRRLIQRTIDKAMANHHAELKTWIEKLEGIGETLSQSVMKSWDKIDEKIRAQQEEQLSQVQEVVKQLETVEGKMTELQAAHTSHLEQMNGEATEMAEAAGVLTQSFNGVQQGLNGLNTVLTNLGEKQVLIQQVEAPRKRWGLFGNSKKVR, via the coding sequence ATGTATTTCCAGTTTCCTTGTGAAAAGTGTTCCAAAAAACTCAAAGTCCGCGATGAGAACGTTGGTAAGAAAGTCCGCTGTCCTTATTGCCATCATACGATGACAGTCAAAAAGCCTGAAACGCCCATCATCGATACGTCGGTTGATGTCAGCAGTTCCTCAGCGAGCAAATCGACAACCAGTAGTCGGGAAACCAAAAAACACGTATCCAGCGGCTGGGCTGACGGGACTGAAGTCAGTCTTTCCAAGAGTGGTCTGATTGCCGTTGGTATCTCCATCGCCTATCTCGCACTGATGTTTCCCATTCGGAATTACTACTTTGGGGAACTCTTCCTGGACCGCGGCATGGTGCCTTATGCTCTTGTCTTTCTGATGAGCTGGTCCGGCACCATCCTCGTTCTGAAATACTTCAAGCTGGTCAAACAGAAGGAATCAATGCTGTTTGACACACTGCCCACGGACATTTCGGAAGACATCTCTGAGAAAACTGTCCCTAAATTTATCGATCACGTGAGAAATCTCCCCGTTGATCCGCGGGAAAGCTTTCTGGTGAACCGGGTTCTGCGAGGTCTCGAGCATTTCCGGGTTCTGAAAAGCAGTTCCGAAGTTTCCAACCGACTGCAGTCACAATCGGAAATCGATGCGACCGCCGTTGATTCCAGTTATACGATTCTCAAAGTCTTCATCTGGGCCATTCCGATTCTCGGGTTCATCGGAACCGTGATCGGGATTAGTGCCGCGGTGGGGGGGTTCTCAGGCGGTATGGATAAAGCCCAGGATATTTCCGCTCTGAAAGAGTCACTGGGAAGTGTGACCGGTGGTTTGTCGACTGCGTTCGATACGACGCTGGTCGCACTTGTGATGAGTATGCTGGTGATGTTCCCCAGCAGTTCCATGCAGAAATCGGAAGAAGACCTGTTGAACTGGGTTGATGAATACTGTAATGAAAACCTGCTGAAGCGACTCAAGGAAAGCGAGCATGGTGGCGGCGGAGGAGACGAGAAAGATCATCGTCGCCTCATTCAGCGAACCATCGATAAAGCGATGGCCAATCACCATGCCGAGTTGAAGACATGGATAGAAAAGCTGGAGGGCATTGGTGAAACGCTGTCTCAATCGGTGATGAAATCCTGGGACAAGATCGACGAAAAAATCCGTGCACAGCAGGAAGAGCAGCTTTCGCAGGTTCAGGAAGTTGTCAAGCAACTGGAAACGGTTGAAGGGAAGATGACCGAGCTGCAGGCTGCTCACACCTCACATCTGGAGCAGATGAATGGTGAAGCAACCGAGATGGCCGAAGCCGCCGGTGTGCTGACCCAGTCTTTCAATGGTGTTCAGCAGGGACTGAATGGACTGAATACCGTGCTGACCAACCTGGGAGAGAAACAGGTTCTGATTCAGCAGGTAGAAGCCCCCCGCAAGCGCTGGGGACTGTTTGGGAATTCAAAGAAAGTAAGATAA
- a CDS encoding YggS family pyridoxal phosphate-dependent enzyme — MDDLNVIIHDNYTRIQNRIAAACLRAQRDPKSVRLVAVTKYARLEWVQALVELGCRDLGESRTPQLEERASLLSPELRWHFIGPLQRNKVRRTIPHCSLIHSVDSLKLLQSIDRIAGESELKSEVLIEVNLAGEASKKGFSRESLTAEWESLCQISHVKIAGLMTMAPHVEDPERARPVFRELRELRDKLQQYSPEHVSLQELSMGMSGDFETGIEEGATLVRVGSALYEGLESSD, encoded by the coding sequence ATGGACGACCTGAATGTGATCATTCACGATAATTACACCCGTATTCAAAACCGCATCGCTGCGGCTTGTCTACGCGCACAGCGCGATCCTAAGTCCGTCAGGCTGGTAGCTGTTACCAAGTACGCCCGGTTAGAGTGGGTTCAGGCACTGGTGGAACTGGGATGCCGGGATCTGGGTGAAAGCCGCACTCCCCAGTTGGAAGAGCGGGCCAGCCTCCTCTCACCCGAACTACGCTGGCACTTCATAGGCCCTTTACAGCGGAATAAGGTCAGACGTACGATTCCACACTGCAGCCTGATTCATTCGGTTGATTCGCTGAAATTGCTGCAGTCCATTGATCGGATCGCTGGTGAATCAGAGTTAAAGTCAGAAGTTCTGATCGAAGTCAATCTCGCAGGCGAAGCAAGCAAAAAAGGATTTTCCCGGGAATCTTTGACTGCAGAATGGGAGTCTCTCTGTCAGATCTCGCATGTAAAGATTGCAGGACTGATGACGATGGCTCCGCATGTCGAAGACCCGGAACGGGCTCGTCCGGTCTTTCGTGAGTTACGCGAACTCCGCGACAAGTTGCAGCAATATTCACCGGAGCATGTCTCGCTCCAGGAACTTTCGATGGGCATGAGTGGCGATTTTGAAACGGGCATCGAAGAAGGTGCAACCCTGGTACGAGTTGGCAGTGCCCTGTATGAGGGGCTGGAGTCCTCTGATTAA
- the aroB gene encoding 3-dehydroquinate synthase, which produces MSESLDVNVALGPRSYHISVVSHQFDRFAETLETWMSQSPAYHTAIQEGHKTAFIVTDRNLSKLHTPHIEKSLTAQGWKWETAIIEPGEKSKSLPVISELYDRLVAMKADRQTVLIAVGGGVTGDAGGFVAATYVRGLPFVQVPTSLLAHVDSSVGGKVGVNHSQAKNLIGAFYQPVGVFIDTSTLETLPERDYRSGLAEVVKYGVILDAKFFHYLEENVTGLNERDPEVLRNIIARSCELKAEVVEQDEHERTGLRAILNYGHTFAHAFEALCGYGELMHGEAVAIGMIYASTLAEKLDLISKHDTERQIHLLSALGLPVQLPEGVSLSADDIIDRMKLDKKTVGGKLRFVLPTCLGRVEVFKEIQEALVREVLAELEHSATATDDFQI; this is translated from the coding sequence GTGTCAGAAAGCTTAGATGTTAACGTCGCCCTGGGCCCCCGCAGTTATCATATTTCGGTGGTCAGCCATCAGTTTGACCGGTTTGCAGAGACACTGGAAACCTGGATGAGCCAGAGTCCAGCCTATCATACTGCGATTCAGGAAGGGCATAAGACGGCATTTATTGTCACGGATCGGAACCTCTCGAAACTCCATACTCCCCATATCGAAAAAAGTCTGACTGCCCAAGGCTGGAAATGGGAAACCGCGATCATCGAACCGGGTGAAAAATCAAAGTCACTGCCCGTGATTTCTGAACTGTACGACCGTCTGGTGGCAATGAAAGCTGATCGCCAGACCGTGCTGATTGCTGTCGGGGGAGGCGTCACTGGAGATGCCGGTGGGTTTGTCGCAGCGACTTACGTCCGAGGTCTGCCGTTCGTGCAGGTGCCGACGTCTTTGCTGGCTCATGTCGACAGTTCTGTAGGTGGCAAAGTGGGCGTCAATCATTCGCAGGCCAAAAACCTGATTGGTGCCTTCTACCAGCCTGTGGGAGTCTTTATCGATACGTCTACGCTCGAAACGCTGCCGGAACGCGATTATCGCAGTGGACTGGCTGAGGTGGTCAAGTATGGTGTCATCCTGGATGCCAAATTCTTTCACTACCTGGAAGAGAATGTCACCGGTCTGAATGAACGCGATCCGGAAGTACTGAGAAATATCATCGCCCGCAGCTGCGAACTCAAGGCCGAGGTCGTAGAGCAGGATGAGCATGAACGTACAGGCTTGAGAGCCATTCTGAACTACGGGCACACGTTTGCCCACGCCTTCGAAGCATTATGCGGCTATGGTGAGCTCATGCATGGCGAGGCAGTGGCAATCGGCATGATCTACGCCAGCACCCTTGCGGAAAAACTGGATCTGATTTCGAAGCATGATACGGAACGTCAGATTCACCTGCTCTCTGCTCTGGGATTGCCCGTGCAACTCCCTGAGGGAGTTTCCCTGAGTGCTGATGACATCATTGATCGAATGAAACTCGATAAAAAAACGGTCGGTGGAAAACTGCGATTCGTATTGCCCACCTGCCTGGGGCGCGTGGAAGTCTTTAAAGAAATCCAGGAAGCACTTGTGCGCGAAGTCCTCGCCGAACTGGAGCACTCTGCTACAGCGACAGATGATTTTCAGATTTAA
- a CDS encoding PQQ-binding-like beta-propeller repeat protein has product MSFSMPIRLFLGALLVGGLTMSAHALEPTKLSDSWEQWRGPNRQNHSSDTGLLQDWNATPPKLIWTATGLGKGYAGVSIKDNRLFTTGNLPEGQAVIAVNIDDGKILWKTNLLELNPEHGYPGARCTPAIDGDRLYAITSNGAISCLSVADGEVIWTKNFEDEWDGKMMSKWGFSESPLVDGDWVLCTPGGKDAMMVALDKTTGREIWRTSVSDLGDKGKDGAGYSSIVISNAGGVKQYVQLTGRGVIGVRASDGKLLWNYNPVANGVANIPTPIVSGDYVFCSTGYGTGSALLKLSKEGDGIKAEEVYFLDPKTMQNHHGGMVLYKDHIYCGHGHNNGFPLCLDLKTGKVAWGGKIRGEGSGSAAVVFADGNLIYRYQSGEVALIEANPKEYVLKGSFKADQVLGKAWAHPVVCGGKLYLRDQDVLMCYDLRKQN; this is encoded by the coding sequence ATGAGCTTCTCGATGCCCATTCGTCTGTTCCTGGGAGCTTTACTCGTTGGTGGACTGACCATGTCTGCCCATGCTCTGGAACCGACCAAACTCTCTGACTCCTGGGAGCAGTGGCGCGGTCCGAATCGCCAGAACCATTCGTCGGACACCGGTCTCCTGCAGGACTGGAATGCCACGCCCCCCAAACTCATCTGGACAGCGACAGGTCTGGGAAAAGGGTATGCCGGAGTTTCCATTAAGGACAACCGCCTGTTTACCACAGGAAATCTGCCCGAGGGTCAAGCCGTCATCGCCGTTAATATTGATGACGGCAAAATTCTCTGGAAAACCAATCTGCTCGAGCTGAATCCGGAACACGGTTATCCGGGAGCCCGTTGTACTCCTGCCATTGATGGCGACCGTCTGTATGCCATCACCTCCAATGGAGCCATTTCCTGCCTGAGCGTCGCTGACGGCGAAGTCATCTGGACGAAAAACTTCGAGGACGAATGGGATGGTAAAATGATGTCTAAATGGGGGTTCTCTGAATCCCCCCTGGTCGACGGGGACTGGGTCCTCTGCACACCGGGCGGAAAAGACGCCATGATGGTTGCCCTGGACAAAACGACGGGGCGGGAAATCTGGCGAACTTCTGTTTCCGATCTGGGCGACAAAGGAAAGGATGGAGCCGGCTACTCTTCCATCGTGATCTCCAACGCTGGTGGCGTCAAGCAGTATGTACAGCTCACCGGTCGCGGTGTGATTGGCGTACGTGCCAGCGACGGCAAACTGCTCTGGAACTACAATCCGGTTGCCAACGGTGTCGCCAACATTCCGACCCCCATCGTTTCCGGCGATTATGTATTCTGTTCCACCGGTTATGGTACAGGCAGTGCCCTGCTCAAGCTCTCCAAAGAGGGAGATGGTATCAAAGCGGAAGAAGTTTACTTCCTGGATCCCAAGACTATGCAGAATCACCATGGTGGTATGGTCCTCTACAAGGATCATATTTATTGTGGCCACGGTCACAACAATGGCTTCCCCCTCTGCCTCGACCTGAAAACCGGCAAAGTTGCCTGGGGTGGCAAAATCCGGGGTGAAGGTTCCGGATCCGCTGCAGTGGTCTTCGCAGATGGCAATTTGATCTATCGCTACCAGAGTGGCGAAGTCGCTCTGATTGAAGCCAATCCCAAAGAATATGTTCTCAAAGGAAGCTTCAAGGCAGATCAGGTGCTGGGCAAAGCCTGGGCACACCCGGTCGTCTGTGGCGGCAAACTCTACCTGCGGGATCAGGATGTGCTGATGTGCTATGACCTGAGAAAACAGAACTGA
- a CDS encoding ROK family protein — MSTDSVQPKSGYWAGFDLGGTKMLAKIFDAQYKTLGKKRRKTKGHAGVELGLERMAQTIHQALEEAGLTPAELAGIGVGCPGPLDLEQGIIFEAPNLGWYNAPVKQVLEKEFGCPVILCNDVDAGVYGEYRFGAARGASSTLGIFPGTGIGGGAVYRGQLIQGSKSSCMEIGHIKVLPGGPECGCGQYGCLEALASRLAISAAAAQAAYRGDAPKLRSLAGTDLSDIRSGILASSIKGGDESVRKIILRAAEYIGIAAGNMVHTLSPEVIVLGGGLVEAMPDLFVEAVSEATRHNVMPTFKDSFKVVAAQLGDDSSVMGVAAWAQKVIQEQSSSRIKTQV; from the coding sequence ATGTCTACTGATTCAGTTCAACCAAAGAGCGGCTACTGGGCAGGTTTTGATCTGGGGGGCACGAAGATGCTCGCCAAGATCTTTGATGCACAATATAAAACCCTGGGAAAGAAACGCCGAAAAACCAAGGGACACGCAGGGGTGGAACTCGGTCTTGAGCGGATGGCTCAGACAATTCACCAGGCCCTGGAAGAAGCGGGACTCACACCCGCCGAACTGGCGGGGATCGGCGTGGGTTGTCCAGGACCGCTGGACCTCGAACAGGGCATCATCTTCGAGGCCCCCAATCTCGGCTGGTACAATGCCCCGGTTAAACAGGTGCTGGAGAAAGAGTTCGGTTGCCCTGTGATCCTCTGTAATGACGTGGATGCGGGTGTCTATGGCGAATACCGATTCGGCGCCGCCCGGGGGGCGAGTTCGACGCTGGGCATCTTTCCGGGGACGGGGATCGGCGGAGGAGCCGTCTATCGGGGACAGTTGATTCAGGGCAGTAAGAGTTCCTGTATGGAAATCGGGCATATCAAAGTCCTTCCGGGAGGTCCCGAGTGCGGGTGTGGACAGTATGGCTGTCTGGAAGCGCTGGCCAGTCGACTGGCGATCTCCGCCGCTGCAGCTCAGGCAGCTTACCGGGGTGACGCTCCCAAGCTCCGCTCGCTGGCAGGTACTGACCTGTCTGATATCCGCAGCGGTATTCTGGCTTCCTCGATCAAAGGGGGCGATGAAAGTGTACGAAAAATTATTCTGCGGGCTGCCGAGTACATCGGAATTGCAGCAGGTAACATGGTCCACACCCTTTCCCCGGAAGTCATCGTACTGGGAGGGGGACTGGTGGAAGCGATGCCCGACCTGTTCGTCGAAGCGGTCTCGGAAGCCACGCGGCACAATGTCATGCCGACATTCAAAGATTCATTTAAAGTCGTCGCCGCCCAGCTGGGAGATGATTCCAGCGTCATGGGTGTAGCCGCCTGGGCTCAGAAGGTCATTCAGGAACAGTCATCCTCGAGAATTAAAACACAGGTATGA